In Sulfolobales archaeon, one genomic interval encodes:
- a CDS encoding zinc ribbon domain-containing protein — CPRCGSRLKDSGGRVLKCTRCGFTGDRDVIACINLFYRYSRCGGLGVPLNAPKPDENPSGMQGKRDEAMKTTYINPHQS, encoded by the coding sequence TGTCCGAGATGCGGGAGCAGGTTAAAGGACAGCGGTGGTAGAGTGTTAAAGTGCACTAGATGCGGATTCACAGGAGATAGAGATGTGATTGCATGCATAAACCTGTTCTACAGGTACTCAAGATGTGGGGGTCTAGGGGTGCCCCTGAACGCCCCTAAGCCCGATGAGAACCCGAGCGGAATGCAGGGGAAAAGAGATGAGGCGATGAAAACAACTTACATAAACCCACATCAGAGCTGA